A window of Cellulomonas sp. SLBN-39 genomic DNA:
CACGGCCCTGCGCCAGGGGTCCGGGCCGGTCAGCCCTCGGCGGCCGCCTCGGTGGGCTCGGCGGTCGGGGTCGCGGTGATCTCCGCGAACGGGCGGCAGCCGGTGACGCCCTCGAGCGGCGTGTTCGCCTCGAGCGCGACCTCCTCCGGAGCGGCGAGGCGCTCGTACTCGTCGCCGAGCACGAGGTCGACGGTCGCGTCCGTGCGGGCGTCGGGGAACAGCACGGCACCCGGCACGTAGGCCAGCAGGGTGTACGCCTGCGCGGTGCCCTCGATGCCGTGGGCGATCCGGGCGACGCCGGCCGTCGGGGCTCCGTTGTCGGTCGCCCCGACCGTGAAGCTGCGCTCGGCGAGGCTCGCGGCGGTGGCCGCGGCGAGCCCGTTCTGCCCCGAGCCGTTGAGCACGTTGACCGTGATCTGGTCGTTGGGTACCGGCAGCGCACCCTCGGGCGGGCAGTACGCGTTCACGGGAGCGGCGCTCTCGGTGGGATTCGTCGAGAAGCCACGGTCCAGGAGCGGCAGCGCCAGGTTGTCGGTGTACACGGCCGCGGCGCCGAGGCCGGCGACCGCGAGCACGGCCAGCAGGACGCCGAAGATGACGGCCTGCCGCTCGTGCATGTGCCGCCGTC
This region includes:
- a CDS encoding LytR C-terminal domain-containing protein: MSDQDRARQLRRRHMHERQAVIFGVLLAVLAVAGLGAAAVYTDNLALPLLDRGFSTNPTESAAPVNAYCPPEGALPVPNDQITVNVLNGSGQNGLAAATAASLAERSFTVGATDNGAPTAGVARIAHGIEGTAQAYTLLAYVPGAVLFPDARTDATVDLVLGDEYERLAAPEEVALEANTPLEGVTGCRPFAEITATPTAEPTEAAAEG